The segment CCGGTTCGGCGGTATCAACTGCAGGCTGATCTTCGCTCGTTTGTTCCAGCTGGTTGGTTTCCCCGTCATAAGCCTCCTCAGCGGTGGCGGCCACAGGGGAATTATCATCAACGGGATCATCGGTTGGCTGTTCTGCCCCGGATCCAGGGGTTTGGCGGCGGGCCAAAAAGCGGGCCGCAAACTCTTTGACATCTTTTTTTATCTGCGAAACCATGGAAAAAGCCGTCACTTTGGGACCCAAATCTGGCTCGGACTCTACTGTTGGCTGGCCCGGGTCTTGCACCGGTTCAGCATCCTGCTCGGTGATCCCGGGCATTTCCTGAATGGCCTGGGACGGGGATGAGCTGCCGGCTTCCAACTGTTCTTCATCAGGTTCGGCGATTTGATCTTCATCTGATGCCTGCTCCTCCGCGGGTTCATTCTCCGGAGTGGGCAGCAGGCCGTCCCCGGAGGTGCTGGCAGTTCCGGCCTTGAAATAACCCTTAAGCCTGGCCATAAATCCCTGGCCCTTGGTGGGGGCCGGAGACTGCGGCTCTGACAGGCTTTCTTCCTCCGCGGAAGGAAAGCCCGTCTCCTCCTGCTCCCGATTCAATTCTTCGTTTTCCAGTCTTTCTTCATCCATCTTTGCCGTCCTCTTTGGTCATGTCTTTTAGCCTGGCCAGTTTGTTCAGGGCCTCTATTGGGGTCAGGGTTTCGGGATCGACCGATTTGATCTCCTTCAGCACCGCCTGCTCCTGCCGGCTGAAGATCGTTTCCGTTGTTTCATTTTGGGGGACCTGGTGCCGGGCCAGCCGCGGGGTCCGGTCGCCGGACAGGGCGTCCGATTCCAGGTTGAAAAGTATCTCGCGGGCCCGTTCTATGACGGCCTTGGGCAGACCGGCCAGCTTGGCCACCTGCACCCCGTAGCTCTGCCCGGCCGGTCCGGCCACCACCTGGCGCAGGAAGATTATCTCGTCCCCCCACTGTTTGACCGACATGGAATAATTCTTGATCCCGGTCATCCAGGATGACATTTCGGTCAGCTCGTGGTAATGGGTGGCGAACAGGGTCTTGCACCGGGTCTGGTCGTGCAGGTATTCGCTGACCGCCCAGGCGATGGCCAGCCCGTCAAAGGTGCTGGTGCCCCGGCCGATCTCGTCCAAAAGCACCAGGCTTCTGCCGCTGGCGTTGTTCAGGATGTTGGCGGTCTCGTTCATCTCGGCCAGAAAGGTGCTGACCCCCTTGGCCAGGTCGTCCGAAGCTCCGATCCGGGTGAAGACCCGGTCGATCACTCCGATCTGGGCCTGCTGGGCCGGAACGAAGGATCCTATCTGGGCCAGGATCACTATCAGCGCTATCTGCCTTAAGTAGGTCGATTTTCCGGCCATATTGGGCCCGGTCAGAATTATCAGCCGGTTCTGGTCTCCGTCCAGCAGTGCGTCGTTGGCCACGAACTGCCCCAGCCGGAAATTCTTCTCCACCACCGGGTGCCGGCCCCCCTGGATGAACAGCCTTGATTCCTCGTCCACCAGCGGCCGGCGGTAGCCGTTCTCCACCGCGGCCAGGGCCAGGGAATAGATGGCGTCTATGGCCGCCACGGCCTCGGCTGTTTCCTTGATCTTGGCGCTGTGTCCGCAGATCTGCTCTTTTAACCGGTTGAACAGTTCCAGCTCCAGCTGCCGGATCTTTTCCTCGGCCCCCAGCACCTTGTCCTCGTAAGCCTTGAGTTCCTCGGTGATGTAGCGCTCGGCATTGGCCAGGGTCTGCTTGCGGATGTAGTTTTGGGGGGCCAAAGAAACATTGGCCGTGCTGATCTCGATGTAATACCCGAAGACGCTGTTGAAGCCGACCTTCAGGGAATTGATCCCTGTGCGCTCCCGTTCGGTCTTCTGCAGTCCGGCGATCCAGGATTTGTCGCCGGAGGCCAGGGCGTTCAGCTGGTCCAGCTCCGGACTGTATCCCGGGCTGATGAATCCCCCCTGCATGAAGGCCAGCGGCGGCTCGGGAACTATGGCCTTTTTGATCAGCAGGCCAAGGTCTTCCAGATCATGCAGCCCTGCGCTCTGTTCGCCCCAGTATTCCCCTTCGGGCAATAATGCTTTCATCTGTTTGGATGCATCCAACGACTGGGCCAGTCCCAGCAGGTCCCGGGGCCCGGCCCGGTGGCAGGTTATCCGCCCCAGCAGCCGTTCCAGGTCCTGCACCTTCTTGAGCTGGGCGGCCAGGTTCTCCCGGTGCGGACGGGAATTAAAAAGCGACTCCACCGCGTCCTGGCGGATCTTGATCTGGGGCAGGGACAAAAGCGGGGCCGCCAGAAAGCGCCGCAGCAGCCGGGCCCCCATCGGTGTCAGGGTTTTGTCTATGGCCTCCAGCAGACTGGACTGGCCGGGCGCGCTTTCCGGCAGCAGGGCCAGGTTGCGGATGGTGGCGTTATCCAGCAGCATCTGGCTGGAAAGACTGTAGGGCGTAAGTTTGGCGATGTGCCCTACTGATGTCTTCTGGTTGTCCTCCAGATAGCGCAGGGCCGCCCCGGCGGCGGCCGTGGCCAGTTCCAGTTCCTGGCAACCGAACCCGGCCAGGGAGGCGGTTTTGAAATGTTCCAGCAGTCTGCGCCGGGAAGATTCCCCGTCAAAATGGTAGTCGTCCTGCAGGGTCAGGGCAAAACCGGACAAGGCGGACTTTAAAGCATCGGCCTGCCCTTTTGGCACCAGTATCTCTGAAGGCTGATTGCGCCCCAGTTCGTCGGCCAGGTCGGCCAACGGCAGTTCGGTCAATCTGAGGTTTCCAGCCGAGAGGTCGCACAAAACCAGGCCGCAATTGGTTCCCTGAACCTTGACCGCCGCCAAAAGATTTTCCCGGCGCTCCTCCAGCAGCGAGGGCCGCATCACGGTGCCGGGGGTGATGACCTCGGTCACCGCCCTTTTGACGATGCCCTTGGCCAGCCTGGGGTCCTCCACCTGGTCGCAGATGGCCACCTTGTACCCGGCCTTGATCAGCCTGGTCACGTAGCGTTCCAATGCGTGGTGGGGGATCCCGGCCAGAGGGACATTATTGTCTTTGCCGTGATTGCGGGCGGTCAGCACTATCCCCAGAACCTTGGAGATCAGCACCGCATCATCAAAAAAGGTCTCGTAAAAATCACCCACCCGGAAAAGCAGCACGGCATCCGGATGCTCCTGCTTTATCTGGTGGTACTGGGCGATCATGGGGGTGATCTTTTCCATCAACGGGCCCGGCCGGTGGCCGAATTTATTGGAAACAGATAATATCTCATTTTTGCACCAGCATGGTTTTGATGCCGTAGGCGCTCAGCAGTTTTTGGGATGCTTTCCGGGCCTCCTCTTTTCCGCCGTAGGGTCCGGCAAAAAGCCGGTAGCTGCGGCTGTTTTTGGAACCGCTGCTGTCCACCCGGCACTGGTGTTCCTGCTTCTCCAGCCGCTTTTTCCAGTCGGCCATCACGGCCCTTTCCCGGTAGACCCCTATCTGCAGATAATATCTCTGGCCGGCAGCCGGTTTAGGCTGGGGTACGAGGGTCTTGGCCGGCGGAGTTTTGGCGGCCGGGATCACTGTCTTTGGCGACGGAAGGCTGTCTTCCTGCGCCTCGGGACCGTCCTCGATGTCGGATAAAAGCTGTTCCCTGGCCTCCCCGGCCTCGTAGCTTTCGGGATAAAGCTCCAGGATCTGTCTCCAGTAATAATTGGCCTGGGCCGAATCGCTTTTTAGCCTCCAGCCGTCGGCCAGGGAACGGGCGATGGCCGCCCCCCGGAAATTCTGGGGGTATTGCTGGACGAAGGCCTGGGCATAGGATGCCGCCTGGGACAGGCTTTCCGCGGCCAGCGCCATCAGGGTCAGCCGGTACAGGCTTTCGCTGCCGGGCGGGGTCTGGCCGTAACGGGAATAGGTGAACAGGTAGCGGGTTTTGGCCTCGGGGAAGGCCCCGGCGTTCTGGCAGTACTGGGCCGTGGCAAAGGC is part of the bacterium genome and harbors:
- the mutS gene encoding DNA mismatch repair protein MutS; the encoded protein is MEKITPMIAQYHQIKQEHPDAVLLFRVGDFYETFFDDAVLISKVLGIVLTARNHGKDNNVPLAGIPHHALERYVTRLIKAGYKVAICDQVEDPRLAKGIVKRAVTEVITPGTVMRPSLLEERRENLLAAVKVQGTNCGLVLCDLSAGNLRLTELPLADLADELGRNQPSEILVPKGQADALKSALSGFALTLQDDYHFDGESSRRRLLEHFKTASLAGFGCQELELATAAAGAALRYLEDNQKTSVGHIAKLTPYSLSSQMLLDNATIRNLALLPESAPGQSSLLEAIDKTLTPMGARLLRRFLAAPLLSLPQIKIRQDAVESLFNSRPHRENLAAQLKKVQDLERLLGRITCHRAGPRDLLGLAQSLDASKQMKALLPEGEYWGEQSAGLHDLEDLGLLIKKAIVPEPPLAFMQGGFISPGYSPELDQLNALASGDKSWIAGLQKTERERTGINSLKVGFNSVFGYYIEISTANVSLAPQNYIRKQTLANAERYITEELKAYEDKVLGAEEKIRQLELELFNRLKEQICGHSAKIKETAEAVAAIDAIYSLALAAVENGYRRPLVDEESRLFIQGGRHPVVEKNFRLGQFVANDALLDGDQNRLIILTGPNMAGKSTYLRQIALIVILAQIGSFVPAQQAQIGVIDRVFTRIGASDDLAKGVSTFLAEMNETANILNNASGRSLVLLDEIGRGTSTFDGLAIAWAVSEYLHDQTRCKTLFATHYHELTEMSSWMTGIKNYSMSVKQWGDEIIFLRQVVAGPAGQSYGVQVAKLAGLPKAVIERAREILFNLESDALSGDRTPRLARHQVPQNETTETIFSRQEQAVLKEIKSVDPETLTPIEALNKLARLKDMTKEDGKDG
- a CDS encoding tetratricopeptide repeat protein; this translates as MQKAESKIKDHNRPNDHFKTAKGFLFALLLLLLGASLLWAMTEEEEYNIAWQYCQTGKYPQAVEAYQKFLKHHPRGKLLAEAHFTLARIENSGTNAFAHYQFILDNYPDHALAAQSAFATAQYCQNAGAFPEAKTRYLFTYSRYGQTPPGSESLYRLTLMALAAESLSQAASYAQAFVQQYPQNFRGAAIARSLADGWRLKSDSAQANYYWRQILELYPESYEAGEAREQLLSDIEDGPEAQEDSLPSPKTVIPAAKTPPAKTLVPQPKPAAGQRYYLQIGVYRERAVMADWKKRLEKQEHQCRVDSSGSKNSRSYRLFAGPYGGKEEARKASQKLLSAYGIKTMLVQK